Proteins from a genomic interval of Arachis hypogaea cultivar Tifrunner chromosome 10, arahy.Tifrunner.gnm2.J5K5, whole genome shotgun sequence:
- the LOC112716113 gene encoding uncharacterized protein, which translates to MATETKSATVKLKGISQDGPSRPKATDSLALKKKIDGSIRSPPDSKMKSVTTVTKSEVKSKSTPSSSSSKTVTKTKTTTTRVKKVYNLPGQKHDPPEQKEPLRIFYESLSKQIPTSEMAEFWLMEHGLLSPDRAKKAFDKKQRKQKEQRTGTPVKPSKPPSRTETSQKPQQPPSRNGDIKAKKRIIDESDDDDDFVLSHKRRKG; encoded by the exons atgGCTACAGAGACCAAAAGTGCTACGGTGAAGCTCAAGGGAATTTCACAAGATGGACCTTCCAGGCCAAAGGCTACTGATTCTTTAGCTCTCAAGAAGAAGATCGATGGCTCTATCAGAAGCCCACCTGATTCCAAGATGAAATCTGTAACCACTGTCACAAAATCTGAG GTTAAATCAAAATCAACACCATCGTCGTCGTCGTCCAAAACAGTAACGAAAACAAAGACGACAACTACCAGAGTAAAGAAAGTCTATAATCTTCCTGGCCAAAAACACGATCCTCCCGAACAG AAAGAGCCCTTGAGGATTTTCTACGAGTCATTGTCAAAACAGATTCCAACAAGTGAAATGGCAGAATTTTG GTTAATGGAGCATGGGCTGCTATCACCTGACAGAGCTAAGAAAGCGTTTGACAAGAAGCAGAGGAAGCAAAAGGAGCAACGGACAGGAACTCCTGTTAAGCCGTCAAAGCCGCCATCTAGAACCGAAACTTCACAGAAGCCGCAACAGCCACCGTCAAGGAATGGTGACataaaagccaagaaaagaatcatCGATGAGAGCGACGACGATGATGATTTCGTCTTAAGCCataaaagaagaaaggggtaA